From a single Collimonas pratensis genomic region:
- a CDS encoding 3-oxoacid CoA-transferase subunit B: MNKWSREQMAARVAQDIPDGAVVNLGIGLPTLVANQLPRDREVILHSENGVIGMGPAPAEGEEDYDLINAGKQPVTLLPGGCYFHHADSFAMMRGGHLDVCVLGAFQVSAGGDLANWHTGSADAIPAVGGAMDLAIGAKKTYVMMEHLTKAGESKLVPECTYPLTGIGCVSRIYTDLAVIDLAADGARVTAMVDGLSFGELQKLTAVPLINAC, translated from the coding sequence ATGAATAAATGGAGTAGAGAACAGATGGCGGCGCGGGTGGCGCAGGATATCCCAGACGGCGCCGTGGTCAACCTCGGCATCGGCTTGCCGACGCTGGTGGCGAACCAGCTGCCGCGCGATCGCGAGGTCATCCTGCACAGCGAGAACGGCGTGATCGGCATGGGGCCGGCGCCCGCCGAGGGCGAGGAAGACTATGACCTGATCAACGCCGGCAAGCAGCCGGTGACGCTGTTGCCGGGCGGTTGCTATTTCCACCATGCCGACAGTTTCGCCATGATGCGCGGCGGCCATCTGGATGTTTGCGTGCTGGGTGCATTTCAGGTCTCGGCCGGCGGCGACCTGGCCAACTGGCATACCGGCTCCGCGGATGCGATTCCCGCCGTCGGCGGCGCCATGGACCTGGCCATAGGCGCCAAGAAAACCTATGTGATGATGGAGCATCTCACCAAAGCAGGGGAGAGCAAGCTGGTGCCAGAATGCACTTATCCGCTCACCGGGATAGGCTGCGTCAGCCGCATCTATACCGATCTGGCGGTGATCGACCTGGCAGCGGACGGCGCCAGGGTGACCGCCATGGTGGACGGCTTGTCGTTCGGCGAATTGCAGAAACTGACCGCGGTGCCTCTCATTAACGCTTGCTGA
- a CDS encoding IclR family transcriptional regulator domain-containing protein, translating to MSNAPDGFDPKPGDSYVQSFARGLAVLRSFGAHAPAQTLTEVAAAAELTRAGARRILLTLLHLGYVDMDGRLFRLTPKVLELGFAYLSSLPIWSQAQPVMEELVQSLRQSCSAAVLDGDEIVYVLRVPAHKIMSINLGVGSRLPAYATSLGRVLLAGLPDEVVGQRLATATLPAHTANTVTDPQRLQQIIQQVRLQGWCLVNEELEPGLVSLAAPIFDRNGRVVAAINISGQVNNPTPAHLLEHCLPMLLAAAARINLLVRAQK from the coding sequence ATGTCAAATGCTCCAGATGGTTTCGATCCCAAGCCCGGCGACAGCTATGTGCAGTCGTTCGCGCGCGGACTTGCGGTGCTGCGCAGCTTCGGCGCCCACGCACCGGCACAGACGCTGACCGAAGTCGCTGCCGCGGCCGAGCTGACCCGCGCCGGCGCGCGCCGCATCCTGCTGACCTTGCTGCACCTGGGCTATGTCGACATGGACGGACGCCTGTTCCGTCTCACGCCCAAGGTGCTGGAGCTCGGCTTCGCCTACCTGTCGTCGCTGCCGATCTGGAGCCAGGCCCAGCCGGTAATGGAAGAGCTGGTGCAAAGCCTGCGGCAATCCTGTTCCGCCGCAGTGCTGGACGGCGACGAGATCGTGTATGTGCTGCGGGTGCCGGCGCACAAGATCATGTCGATCAATCTCGGCGTCGGCAGCCGCCTGCCGGCCTACGCGACCTCGCTGGGACGGGTGCTTCTGGCCGGGCTGCCGGACGAGGTTGTCGGGCAACGGCTGGCGACGGCAACACTGCCTGCGCATACAGCCAATACGGTGACCGATCCGCAGCGCCTGCAGCAGATCATCCAGCAGGTGCGGCTGCAGGGCTGGTGCCTGGTCAACGAGGAACTGGAGCCAGGGCTGGTATCGCTGGCGGCGCCGATTTTCGACCGCAACGGCCGCGTGGTAGCGGCAATCAACATCAGCGGCCAGGTTAACAATCCAACCCCGGCGCACTTGCTGGAACATTGTCTGCCGATGCTGCTGGCGGCTGCGGCACGGATCAATCTGCTGGTGCGGGCGCAAAAATAG
- a CDS encoding isochorismatase family protein: MPYLSDASRSTLLIVDLQEKLMPVIGDSAQVLRRAMLLAQAARLLAIPVIGTAQQPLRLGRTVAAMDALLDQTVEKSNFDACAQPEFITAIDNGRDQLVVLGCEAHVCVLQTVLGLLHRRHRVKLVSDAVGSRQAGDKAAAIERARAAGVEIVTSEMLMFEWMRSSEHPKFREILKLIK, translated from the coding sequence ATGCCCTATCTCAGTGACGCCTCTCGTTCCACGCTGCTGATCGTCGATCTGCAGGAAAAGCTGATGCCGGTGATTGGCGACAGTGCACAAGTACTGCGGCGCGCCATGCTGCTGGCGCAAGCTGCCCGCCTGTTGGCGATTCCGGTGATCGGCACGGCGCAGCAGCCCTTGCGCCTGGGGCGTACGGTCGCTGCCATGGATGCTCTGCTGGACCAGACTGTAGAAAAATCCAACTTCGATGCCTGCGCTCAGCCGGAATTCATTACCGCAATAGACAATGGGCGTGACCAATTGGTGGTGCTGGGCTGCGAAGCCCACGTTTGTGTCTTGCAGACCGTGCTCGGCCTGTTGCATCGCCGGCACCGGGTCAAGCTGGTGAGCGACGCCGTCGGCTCGCGCCAGGCCGGCGACAAGGCCGCGGCCATCGAACGCGCCCGTGCCGCCGGCGTCGAGATAGTCACCAGCGAGATGCTGATGTTTGAATGGATGCGCAGCAGTGAACATCCCAAGTTCCGCGAAATACTAAAGCTGATCAAATAG
- a CDS encoding transposase, translating to MELRDEHWRKLQPLLLGGDNDPGASGRDNRLFLCAVLWVVSRRAKWSALPPAFGRWQTSYVRFMRWNQADVWRQIAHRVSEEGELQEMLNAIVAFGDGYTQRAAQRRVNKYNKTAYNALLSAAMPSRRRVSGEEKADTDCNWIWQLTHK from the coding sequence ATGGAACTCCGAGACGAGCATTGGCGAAAACTGCAACCTCTGCTGCTGGGCGGAGATAACGATCCGGGCGCTAGCGGCCGCGACAACCGTCTTTTCCTGTGCGCGGTGCTGTGGGTCGTCAGCAGGAGGGCCAAGTGGTCGGCCCTGCCGCCCGCATTCGGCCGCTGGCAGACTTCCTATGTGCGCTTCATGCGCTGGAACCAGGCCGACGTCTGGCGCCAGATAGCGCACAGGGTGAGCGAAGAAGGTGAACTGCAGGAAATGCTGAACGCGATCGTCGCCTTTGGCGACGGCTACACCCAGCGCGCTGCGCAAAGGCGCGTCAATAAATATAACAAGACGGCCTACAACGCGTTGCTGAGCGCAGCGATGCCCTCCAGGCGCCGCGTTTCAGGCGAGGAAAAAGCAGATACGGATTGCAACTGGATTTGGCAGCTGACGCATAAATAA
- a CDS encoding 3-oxoacid CoA-transferase subunit A, which produces MINKIFPSLEQALANIHDGATVMIGGFGGAGQPAELIDALIAQGARELVIVNNNAGNGETGLAALLKARRVRKIICSFPRQADSQVFDGLYRAGELELELVPQGNLAERIRAAGAGIGAFFTPTGYGTELAKGKETRAIDGRMYVLEHPIHADFALIKAECGDRWGNLTYRKTARNFGPIMASAAKTTIASVHEIVALGSLDPESVVTPGLYVQRVVQVPRSATGPAGFKQA; this is translated from the coding sequence ATGATCAACAAAATTTTCCCTTCGCTCGAGCAAGCGCTCGCCAATATCCATGACGGCGCCACGGTAATGATCGGCGGCTTTGGCGGCGCCGGCCAACCGGCGGAACTGATCGACGCCCTGATAGCGCAGGGCGCGCGCGAGCTGGTGATCGTCAACAACAATGCCGGCAACGGCGAAACCGGCCTGGCTGCGCTGCTCAAGGCCCGGCGGGTGCGCAAGATCATCTGCTCCTTCCCGCGCCAGGCCGATTCACAGGTGTTCGACGGCCTCTACCGCGCCGGCGAGCTGGAACTGGAGCTGGTCCCGCAAGGCAATCTGGCAGAACGGATCCGCGCCGCCGGCGCCGGCATCGGCGCTTTCTTTACACCCACCGGCTACGGCACGGAGCTGGCCAAAGGCAAGGAAACCCGCGCAATCGATGGCCGGATGTATGTACTGGAACATCCCATCCATGCCGATTTCGCCTTGATCAAAGCTGAATGCGGCGACCGCTGGGGCAACCTGACCTATCGCAAGACCGCACGTAATTTCGGTCCCATCATGGCCAGCGCCGCCAAAACTACGATCGCGTCGGTGCATGAAATCGTCGCGCTCGGCAGCCTCGATCCCGAGAGCGTCGTCACGCCGGGATTATATGTGCAGCGCGTGGTGCAAGTGCCGCGCAGCGCCACCGGCCCGGCCGGCTTTAAGCAAGCATAG
- the pcaD gene encoding 3-oxoadipate enol-lactonase, whose translation MPILTLAGEDFFYSLDGPPAAPILVLSNSLGTTMAMWDNQMEILRQRYRILRYDTRGHGRSLASPAPYTLQMLGQDVLHLLDALKIDKFHFCGISMGGLTGLWLAIHAGARLQKLVIADSAARIGTADGWRARAQLVRDSGMAAVADGAAGRWFTPAFIAHAPGLVQQYVASLRTCSPAGYAACCLALADADLRSEIAAIKTQTLLIAGVHDPVTTTTDARFMQDAIGGAQYAELNASHLSNIEASADFNKLLLQFLA comes from the coding sequence ATGCCGATACTGACGCTGGCCGGAGAAGATTTTTTTTATTCGCTGGATGGACCGCCGGCCGCGCCAATCCTGGTGCTGTCGAATTCACTAGGAACCACAATGGCGATGTGGGATAACCAGATGGAAATTCTGCGGCAGCGCTACCGCATCTTGCGTTACGACACCAGAGGCCATGGCCGTTCGCTGGCCTCGCCGGCGCCGTACACGCTGCAAATGCTGGGACAGGACGTGCTGCATCTGCTCGATGCACTGAAAATAGACAAATTTCATTTTTGCGGCATATCGATGGGTGGCCTGACCGGCTTGTGGCTGGCGATCCATGCCGGCGCCCGCTTGCAAAAACTGGTGATCGCAGATAGCGCCGCCCGCATCGGCACGGCCGACGGCTGGCGCGCCCGCGCACAGCTGGTGCGGGACAGCGGCATGGCAGCGGTGGCTGACGGCGCCGCCGGCCGCTGGTTTACGCCCGCTTTCATCGCGCATGCGCCGGGCCTGGTGCAGCAATACGTTGCGAGTTTGCGCACCTGCAGTCCCGCGGGTTACGCCGCTTGCTGCCTGGCGCTGGCCGATGCCGACCTGCGCAGCGAGATTGCAGCAATCAAGACCCAGACCTTGCTGATCGCCGGCGTGCACGATCCGGTGACGACGACTACCGATGCCCGCTTCATGCAAGACGCCATCGGCGGCGCGCAATATGCGGAGCTGAATGCTTCGCATCTGTCGAATATCGAAGCGAGCGCGGACTTCAATAAACTGTTGCTGCAGTTCCTGGCCTGA
- a CDS encoding AraC family transcriptional regulator: MHSQSASLAPLYRRRVFQSSEKVDCHAQVARELSAHDLYWKGDAVDTVLFKATIRQLQVFMLKYGAEVVVRPKLFEGFVLVHMTLSGVAEIEADGQKVRIPQGRTAIIAPKRNVRLWWQAGSEQLILKVPHALFGEIGACHGSNIAMPSLLLLQPQLATHWEYLMQSLLGVLELSETGGNHALWIDHFERGAAQFLWSQLPATLAGAEPETAATACSSSKFNRLEALEKYIHERLCAPLTLADLARAAGVSVRGLNALCHQHHGVAPMDLLRNTRLDAARQRLLVQAHANITDTAFEFGFAHLGRFSAYYRQRFGELPRQTKAARH, translated from the coding sequence ATGCATAGCCAGTCAGCAAGCCTGGCGCCCTTATACCGGCGCCGCGTATTTCAGTCCAGCGAGAAGGTCGATTGCCATGCCCAGGTAGCGCGTGAGCTGTCCGCGCATGACCTGTACTGGAAAGGGGATGCTGTCGATACTGTCCTGTTCAAGGCCACCATCCGGCAGTTGCAGGTGTTCATGCTGAAATACGGCGCCGAGGTAGTGGTCAGGCCGAAGCTGTTTGAAGGTTTCGTGCTGGTCCACATGACCTTGAGCGGCGTTGCGGAAATCGAGGCTGACGGACAAAAAGTACGGATTCCCCAGGGGCGTACCGCGATCATCGCACCGAAGCGGAATGTGCGGCTGTGGTGGCAGGCCGGTTCGGAACAATTGATCTTGAAAGTGCCGCACGCTCTATTTGGGGAGATCGGCGCGTGCCACGGCAGCAATATCGCCATGCCGTCGCTGCTGTTGCTGCAGCCGCAACTGGCGACGCACTGGGAATACTTGATGCAATCCTTGCTCGGGGTGCTCGAGCTGTCCGAAACCGGCGGCAATCACGCCTTATGGATCGATCATTTCGAACGCGGCGCCGCCCAGTTTCTCTGGTCGCAGCTGCCGGCGACGCTTGCGGGCGCGGAACCGGAAACCGCGGCGACAGCATGCAGCTCCTCTAAATTCAACCGCCTGGAGGCGTTGGAAAAATATATCCACGAACGCTTGTGCGCGCCGCTGACGCTGGCCGACCTGGCGCGCGCTGCCGGAGTCAGCGTGCGTGGGCTGAATGCTTTATGTCACCAGCATCACGGCGTCGCGCCCATGGACCTGCTGCGCAACACCCGCCTGGATGCGGCGCGCCAGCGCCTGCTGGTGCAAGCGCATGCGAACATCACCGACACCGCCTTTGAATTCGGCTTCGCCCATTTGGGCCGTTTCTCGGCGTATTACCGGCAGCGTTTCGGCGAGCTGCCCAGGCAAACCAAGGCTGCCCGTCACTGA
- the catA gene encoding catechol 1,2-dioxygenase produces MDKKTIDAVLKKIKGAESAAGNPRTKAIVNRIVQDLFYTIEELNVQPEEFWAAVNYLTEAGQSNEYGLIAAGLGFEHFLDLRMDEAEARAGVVGGTPRTIEGPLYVAGAPETLGEARLDHDGEPGEVLFMQGQVLADNGKPLAGALVEVWHANHLGQYSYFDKSQRDFNLRRSIRTDAQGRYRFRSVMPIGYSVPPGGATEKILKQLGRHGTRPAHIHFFVSAPGHRKLTTQINIDGDPYLWDDFAFATREGLVPKLVRITDPAALDAHQVQAPFASIDFNFTLHAEQQALPHADIARPRASA; encoded by the coding sequence ATGGACAAGAAAACCATCGACGCCGTACTGAAAAAAATCAAAGGCGCCGAAAGCGCCGCCGGCAACCCGCGCACCAAGGCGATCGTGAACCGCATCGTGCAGGATCTGTTCTATACGATCGAGGAATTGAACGTGCAGCCGGAAGAATTCTGGGCTGCCGTCAATTACCTGACCGAAGCCGGCCAGTCCAACGAGTACGGCCTGATTGCCGCCGGCCTCGGCTTTGAGCATTTTCTCGACCTGCGCATGGATGAAGCGGAAGCCCGCGCCGGCGTCGTCGGCGGAACGCCGCGCACCATCGAAGGCCCCTTGTATGTGGCAGGTGCGCCGGAGACGCTGGGCGAAGCCAGGCTCGATCACGATGGCGAACCGGGTGAAGTGTTGTTCATGCAAGGTCAGGTATTGGCAGACAATGGCAAGCCGCTGGCTGGCGCGCTGGTGGAGGTGTGGCATGCAAATCACCTGGGCCAGTATTCCTATTTCGACAAGAGCCAGAGAGATTTCAATCTGCGTCGCAGCATACGCACCGATGCCCAGGGGCGCTACCGCTTCCGCAGCGTCATGCCGATCGGTTATAGCGTGCCGCCCGGCGGCGCTACGGAGAAAATACTGAAGCAGCTGGGACGCCACGGAACGCGGCCGGCGCATATCCATTTCTTTGTTTCCGCACCTGGCCACCGCAAGCTGACCACGCAAATCAATATCGACGGCGATCCCTACCTGTGGGATGACTTCGCCTTCGCTACCCGCGAGGGCCTGGTGCCGAAGCTGGTCCGCATCACCGATCCGGCAGCACTGGATGCGCATCAGGTGCAGGCGCCGTTTGCTTCGATCGATTTCAATTTCACCCTGCATGCGGAGCAGCAGGCATTGCCGCATGCTGACATTGCCCGGCCGCGCGCCAGTGCGTGA
- the catC gene encoding muconolactone Delta-isomerase, whose protein sequence is MLFKVRMTVKLPPDMPKSTADELKKTERELAQELQRSGKWRHLWRVVGQYANISIFDVDSSTELHDLLTSLPLFPYMQIEVEALCWHPSAIHADDR, encoded by the coding sequence ATGCTATTCAAGGTCAGGATGACAGTTAAGCTACCGCCGGATATGCCCAAATCGACAGCGGACGAGTTGAAAAAAACAGAACGCGAGCTGGCGCAGGAACTGCAGCGTTCAGGCAAGTGGCGGCATTTGTGGCGGGTAGTCGGCCAGTATGCCAACATCAGCATCTTCGATGTCGACAGTTCGACCGAGCTGCATGACTTGCTGACCTCCTTGCCGCTGTTTCCCTACATGCAGATAGAAGTGGAAGCGCTGTGCTGGCATCCATCGGCGATCCACGCAGACGACCGCTGA
- the pcaF gene encoding 3-oxoadipyl-CoA thiolase produces MSQAFICDAQRTPFGRYAGALSGVRADDLGAIPIRALMARNPQVDWQAVADVIYGCANQAGEDNRNVARMSALLAGLPQEVPGATLNRLCGSGLDALGTAARAIKSGEAGLLIAGGVESMSRAPFVMGKADTAFARGARLEDTTLGWRFINALMKQQYGVDTMPETAENVAAQFGISRVDQDRMALASQMKTVAAQDAGFFENEITAVTIPQKKGEAIVVSKDEHPRATSLEALARLKPVVKPEGSVTAGNASGLNDGACALLLADEANAARYGLTPRVRIVAMATAGVAPRIMGIGPVPATQKVLALSGLKLEQFDVIELNEAFAAQGLAVLRQLGLGDDDPRVNPNGGAIALGHPLGASGARLATTAVNQLQRTGGRYALCTMCIGVGQGIALVLERV; encoded by the coding sequence ATGTCCCAAGCTTTTATCTGCGATGCCCAGCGCACACCCTTCGGCCGCTATGCCGGTGCGCTGTCCGGCGTGCGCGCCGACGATCTCGGCGCCATCCCCATCCGCGCGCTGATGGCGCGCAATCCGCAAGTCGACTGGCAGGCGGTGGCGGACGTCATCTACGGCTGCGCCAACCAGGCTGGCGAAGATAACCGCAACGTCGCCCGCATGTCGGCCTTGCTGGCCGGCCTGCCGCAGGAAGTGCCGGGGGCAACCCTGAATCGTTTGTGCGGCTCCGGACTGGACGCGCTAGGCACCGCGGCGCGTGCCATCAAGAGCGGCGAAGCCGGCTTGCTGATCGCCGGCGGCGTCGAAAGCATGAGCCGCGCGCCGTTCGTGATGGGCAAGGCCGATACGGCGTTTGCGCGTGGCGCCAGACTGGAAGACACGACGCTCGGCTGGCGCTTTATCAATGCGCTGATGAAGCAGCAATACGGCGTCGATACGATGCCGGAGACTGCGGAAAATGTCGCCGCGCAGTTCGGCATCAGCCGTGTCGATCAGGATCGCATGGCACTCGCCAGCCAGATGAAAACCGTGGCCGCGCAAGACGCCGGTTTTTTTGAAAATGAAATCACGGCAGTGACGATTCCTCAGAAAAAAGGCGAGGCGATCGTCGTCAGCAAGGACGAGCATCCGCGCGCCACCAGCCTGGAAGCGCTGGCCAGGCTGAAGCCGGTGGTCAAGCCAGAGGGCAGCGTCACCGCCGGCAATGCCTCGGGCCTCAACGACGGCGCCTGCGCCCTGCTGCTGGCCGATGAAGCCAATGCCGCCCGCTACGGCCTGACGCCACGCGTCAGGATAGTCGCCATGGCGACCGCCGGCGTGGCGCCGCGCATCATGGGCATCGGCCCGGTTCCTGCCACGCAGAAAGTATTGGCGCTGAGCGGCCTCAAGCTGGAGCAGTTCGACGTCATCGAATTGAACGAAGCATTTGCGGCGCAGGGACTGGCGGTGCTGCGACAGCTAGGCTTGGGCGACGACGATCCGCGCGTCAATCCGAATGGCGGAGCGATTGCGCTGGGCCATCCGCTCGGCGCTTCCGGCGCCCGGCTGGCGACGACTGCCGTCAACCAGCTGCAGCGTACCGGAGGACGTTATGCACTGTGCACCATGTGCATAGGTGTCGGCCAGGGGATTGCGCTGGTGCTGGAGCGGGTCTGA
- a CDS encoding ProQ/FINO family protein, which produces MNTPVAAATPNPVQTARVLLKELQEKYAVFRDYLPLAIGIDKQLIALSPDTNRKTLRIALGMHTNSLRYLKGMEKATHRFDLEGNSTDEVTEVHRTHATETLRERFKKNAEQRKLQRAAEAAQQAAEKAAAQHAEKLNQLTAKFSRNR; this is translated from the coding sequence ATGAATACACCTGTTGCTGCTGCTACACCCAACCCTGTTCAAACCGCCCGCGTCCTGCTCAAGGAACTCCAGGAAAAATACGCAGTATTTCGCGATTACCTGCCGTTAGCGATCGGCATCGACAAGCAACTCATCGCTCTGTCGCCGGACACAAACCGCAAGACCTTGCGCATCGCCCTCGGCATGCACACCAACTCGCTGCGCTATCTCAAGGGCATGGAGAAGGCGACGCACCGCTTCGATCTCGAAGGCAATAGCACGGACGAAGTCACCGAGGTACATCGCACCCACGCTACCGAAACCCTGCGCGAACGTTTCAAGAAAAATGCTGAACAGCGCAAGCTGCAGCGCGCCGCCGAAGCAGCGCAGCAGGCTGCCGAAAAAGCAGCCGCACAGCATGCGGAAAAGCTCAATCAGCTGACTGCAAAATTCTCCCGCAACCGCTGA
- a CDS encoding muconate/chloromuconate family cycloisomerase — translation MDAVIEKMEVLLLDVPTIRPHRLSVATMHHQTLVLLRLFSSDGIVGWGEATTIGGLAYGGESPESIKINIDTYIAPLLLGRDASQIALLMALVAKNVQGNRFAKCALETALCDAQAQRLGVPLSALFGGRVRDSLPVAWTLASGDTVRDIAEAEKMLDLRRHNIFKLKIGLRPVREDVAHVAAIKRALGERASVRVDVNQAWSETDAVLGMALLHDAGVDLVEQPIAARNHEGLRQLRAKNKLPLMADEALHGPLDAMALARLHAVDVFAVKITQSGGLTGAQQVAAIATAAHIDLYGGTMLEGAIGTMASAQLFAGFQALAWGTELFGPLLLTEEILQAPLVYQDFCLQLPAAPGLGIALDEERLDFLRRDKKAAAVFTMQ, via the coding sequence ATGGATGCCGTAATCGAAAAAATGGAAGTCCTGCTGCTTGACGTGCCGACCATCAGGCCGCACCGCCTGTCGGTCGCCACCATGCATCACCAGACCCTGGTGCTGCTGCGGCTGTTCAGCAGCGACGGCATCGTCGGCTGGGGCGAGGCAACCACCATCGGCGGCCTGGCCTACGGCGGCGAGAGTCCGGAAAGCATCAAGATCAATATCGATACCTATATCGCTCCTTTGCTGCTCGGCCGCGACGCCAGCCAGATCGCCTTGCTGATGGCGCTGGTGGCGAAAAACGTGCAGGGCAACCGTTTCGCCAAATGTGCGCTTGAAACGGCGCTATGCGACGCTCAGGCACAACGGCTGGGCGTGCCGCTCAGTGCACTGTTCGGCGGCCGCGTCCGCGACTCGCTGCCGGTCGCCTGGACGCTCGCCAGTGGCGATACCGTAAGGGATATAGCGGAAGCGGAAAAGATGCTGGATCTGCGTCGCCACAATATTTTCAAGCTGAAGATCGGCTTGCGCCCGGTGCGTGAAGACGTCGCCCATGTGGCAGCCATCAAGCGCGCGCTCGGAGAGCGCGCCAGCGTCCGCGTCGACGTTAATCAAGCCTGGAGCGAAACCGATGCAGTGCTGGGCATGGCACTGTTGCACGATGCCGGCGTCGACCTGGTGGAACAGCCGATCGCGGCCAGGAATCATGAAGGGCTGCGGCAGCTGCGTGCAAAAAACAAACTCCCTTTGATGGCGGACGAAGCCTTGCACGGTCCGCTGGACGCGATGGCGCTGGCGCGGCTGCATGCGGTCGACGTCTTTGCGGTCAAGATCACCCAATCTGGCGGACTCACCGGCGCGCAGCAGGTAGCAGCGATCGCTACAGCGGCGCATATCGATCTGTACGGCGGCACCATGCTGGAAGGCGCCATTGGCACCATGGCCTCGGCCCAGCTGTTCGCCGGTTTCCAGGCGCTGGCGTGGGGCACCGAACTGTTCGGCCCTTTGCTGCTGACCGAAGAAATTTTGCAGGCGCCGCTGGTCTACCAGGATTTCTGCCTGCAATTGCCGGCGGCGCCAGGCCTTGGCATTGCGCTGGATGAAGAGCGCCTGGATTTTTTGCGGCGCGACAAGAAAGCCGCCGCAGTATTCACCATGCAATGA
- a CDS encoding LysR family transcriptional regulator, translating to MELRHLKYFNAVASELNFSRAAELLHIAQPPLSRQIRQLEEMLGVELISRDSRPIALTKAGKFFYEQTVQVLSRIDEIQEATRRIAGGQQDWFSIGFVPSTLYGVLPELIKRFRQDNAGVEVGFSELITMEQAEALKSGRIDVGFGRLHIDDPDIVCQTIIEEPLVAVFPVGHALLKKSKVTLAQLAAEDFILYPAKPRPSYADQVLKIFAEKGLQPLIVKEANEMQTAIGLVAAGVGVALVPQSVQGLHRTDVAYRPLSNKGVFSPVIMNFRANDHSPGLRNFRALVARVVPPLAAAPAD from the coding sequence GTGGAACTTCGTCATCTTAAATATTTCAACGCGGTCGCCAGCGAGCTGAACTTCAGCCGTGCCGCTGAGTTGTTGCATATTGCGCAACCGCCGCTGAGCCGGCAAATCCGCCAGCTGGAGGAAATGCTCGGGGTCGAACTGATCAGTCGCGATTCGCGGCCGATCGCACTGACCAAGGCGGGCAAGTTCTTTTACGAACAGACCGTGCAAGTGCTCTCGCGCATAGACGAAATCCAGGAAGCCACCCGACGCATCGCCGGCGGCCAGCAAGACTGGTTCAGCATCGGCTTCGTGCCGTCCACCCTGTATGGCGTGCTGCCGGAGCTGATCAAGCGCTTTCGCCAGGACAATGCTGGGGTCGAAGTCGGTTTCTCGGAGCTGATCACCATGGAACAGGCCGAGGCGCTGAAATCGGGACGCATCGATGTCGGCTTCGGCCGCTTGCATATCGACGATCCCGACATAGTCTGCCAGACCATCATCGAAGAACCGCTGGTGGCGGTGTTCCCGGTCGGCCATGCTTTGCTGAAAAAATCGAAAGTCACGCTGGCCCAGTTGGCTGCTGAAGATTTCATCCTGTATCCGGCCAAACCGCGACCCAGTTATGCCGACCAGGTGCTGAAAATATTTGCCGAGAAAGGCTTGCAGCCACTCATCGTCAAGGAAGCCAATGAAATGCAGACCGCCATCGGACTGGTGGCGGCCGGCGTTGGCGTGGCGCTGGTGCCGCAATCGGTCCAAGGCCTGCACCGCACCGACGTGGCTTATCGACCGCTCTCGAACAAGGGCGTGTTTTCACCGGTGATCATGAACTTCCGCGCCAACGATCATTCGCCGGGCCTGCGGAATTTTCGGGCGCTGGTGGCACGCGTGGTACCGCCGCTGGCAGCCGCCCCGGCAGACTGA